The Anaerolineales bacterium region GCATTGGGATGGCAGCGGTTATCCACGCGGCTTGAAAGGCGAACAAATCCCACTTGCCGCCAGAATCTTTTCCGTCGTAGATGTCTGGGACGCGCTGCGGTCTGACCGACCCTATCGCAAAGCATGGCCCGAACAAGAAGTGATCAACTACCTCAAAGAATCCGCTGGCGCCATCCTCGACCCCCAGATTGTCGAAATGTTCCTGCAATTGCTTCAGGAAAATAATAAACCTGAAACCTAGCCGTTTCACATACCATCGGCGAGATTCAGCCAACCGATTCGCCGATCATTCTGCGCCAACCACTGCTTTGCATTGCACCGTAACCAAAACGGTCTCGCGGACGTAATGTCCCGAGACCGTTTTTCTCCCCATGCAGATAACGGTATAATATCAACTGAGAACAGAAAGGTTAACCATGGCGCTTCAAACCATTGACCAAATCATGAAACGCGCAGGAAAACTGACGTCCGCTGAGCGATTGCTGTTGGCAAGCCGCCTCATTCAAGCCGTTCGGGCTGATTTACCGTCCCATAAAACTCGCCGAAAATGGCGAGATGCGATCGGTCTCTTATCCTACCCAGCGCTTGGTATGGACGCACAAAATTATGTCAGCCAATACCGCCGAGATGACGACAACCGCCGCGCCCGCGTGATCAGAGACGGAAAATGAAAGTCTATATCGAAACAAGCGTCATCAGTTACCTGACTGCCCGACCAAGCCGAGACATTCTCGTTGCCGCCAATCAACAAGTGACTCAAGAATGGTGGCAGGATCGCCGAGAGAAGTTCGACCTGTTTGTTTCTCAGTTGGTAGAGCAGGAAATCAGTTCGGGTGACATGGACGCGGTTTCAAAGCGCCAGCAAGCATTGACAGATTGCTCGTTTCTCGACATCACGTCTGAAGCGGTCGAGCTGGCAAATAAGCTGATCGAGCAAAACGCAATCCCAAAACAAGCGGCAGAGGACGCTCTGCATATCGCGGTTGCGACCGTCAGCGGCATGGACTATTTACTGACATGGAATTTCAAACACATTGCCAATGTTGCCATGCGCGCCAACGTGGAATTGGTGTGTAGACTTAGCGGTTATGAACCACCTGTAATTTGTTCTCCGATGGAATTGATGGAGGTATAAGATGTGGAACGATCCGATTGTCGAAGAAGTTCGCAAAGTAAGAAACGAACACGCCAAAAAATTCAACTATGATTTGGACGCCATCGCCGCTGACTTGAAGAAACAGCAAAAAGCCAGCAAGCGGAAGTTTGTCACTCTCCCTCCCAAAAAGCCGACGGTTTTACCAATGGCAAATATCAAGAAAAGATAAAACCAAAACGGTCTCGCGGACGTAATGCCCCGAGACCGTTTTTCACCTCCGTTTAGATGAAGGTATAATTCAAACAACGATTGGAAGGTAGACAATGACCAAACAATTCAAAATTATCGTTGAAAAGCATCCTGATGGCTATGTGGCATATCCGCTTGGCGTGAAGGGAATCGTTGTAGGCGAAGGCGACACCTACGAAGGCGCGCTTGCCGATGTGAAATCCGCCATCGAGTTTCATGTCGAGACTTTTGGTTCTGAAGTAGATGATTTTTTGAAAGCCTACGAACAGTGATCACACAACAGTCTCGCAGACGTAATGTCTCGAGACCGTTTTCGTTCGACCCCTCTCCCGTCTCCCCCCACGGGGGAGAAGCCAAATTCATCACGCAACAAGCTCCCTTCCCATTTGGGAAGGGCGGGGGGATAGGTCAAACCGACACGCCGATTAATCGTCTTCATCTGGGAGAGGTCCTCCCCTCCTCCCATCCCAACCCCGTCTTTCTTCCTTCTGTCCTCATCAATTCATCTACTTGCGTGGCAATTGTTTCTCGACGTGTGAAACAAACTCATTTATGGTTTTAATAGCAAATTTGACATCGTTAGCGGACAACACGATAGCCTTACCTTCAACAGTTTTGCCGTTTCGGTGAACAATATCATGTCGTGTTTCAATTATTCGTCTCAAATCAGCTAAATCATCAGGAGAAGGAAACTTTACGTCTAAAACACTCTTGTAAAGTTTTTCAACCGTAAAGATATTATGATATGTCACATCACTTTGGAGATAGTCAGCTACCTCCTTATCCATTCTTTCAAACCATGCAAACGTCTCAGATTTGGTGATTTTTGCTTCCGAAAATCTTGGGACTTTCTCAACCAATCTTCGTTTTAGTGATGGGTCATTTTGAACGAGATTTGTTATAGCATCTGACAAAAAGGTTTCCATCAATGAAACCACGTTTGCGTACAGGAGACGACTAAGAATTATTTTCTGTTCTTCCATTGGCGGTTCAAGTTTCAATAACCGTTGAACATTCTTAATGCCATCAAGGTATGTTTGATAGTATTCAGCGTTTGATATTGCCGATTCGACAAGATAGCCCCGCAATTGCCTTTCAGCATAGCAATATGGACAACCACTTCCGTTCAAGCCACGGTTTTGTGCAGTTGCCTGCCATTCATGGTTAGGATTGATACTGCAAAGCCACCAATACTTTTTAGCACTACTGTGCGGAATATCATTTGGAGTGATTTTTCCATTTTTAGAAGGATGCCACTCTTTGGCAACCTCAGAATATTTTTCAGCAAATGATTTTCCTGTTTGAGCACAGTGAGGACAACTACCTTCGCCTTTAGTCCTCGAAAACACATAAGCTTGCCACTCATGTTCAGGGTTTACTACACACCGCCACCATATTCTTCGCTTGCTACCTGGGGTGACATCATAGGATGTTAATTTATTCTTAGTGGGATGCCATTCTGCTGCCAATTGTGGATACAAGACTGCAATATTTCTATCCTTACTCGCTTTCATCCCCGCACAAAAAGGACAACCCTTTCCTTTTCTAGCTCGATTGCTAACAGTAGCATCCCACTCATGGGATATATCATTTTTGCATAACCACCACACCTTTATTTCAGCACCAGCTCTTACTTGATCAGGAGTTAGGGGTTCATTTTTCTTTGGATGCCATTCTTTTGCAAGTTCGCTATCATACTCGGATAGCATTGGTAATTGTTTACTGTTTTGCCTCTTGCAAATTGGACATTCTCCGCTCGTCTCGATACGCGTCTTAATTTGGGCTTGCCATTCGTGATAAGGATCTTTTTTACAAACCCACCAAACCTTCTCCTTCGAGTTCGGGAAAAAATCGGTTGGCTTTAAATCGCCATTCTTGACTCGATGCCATTGTTCTGCAAGTGCAGGATATTTTCCAGCAAGGGAAGTCTCAAAACTTATTGTTCGTCCTCTACAAATTGGACAACTTCCACTTCCCAACAAAGATTTGCGATATTGAACCTTTGCCTCCCATTCATGCTTTGGATTACGAGAGCATTTCCACCAAACAACAACGCCACTTCCTTCGGGAACCTTGTCAGGAGTAAGATCGCCGTTTTTAGTAGGATGCCATTCAATTACAACGTCTGGATGTGCTTCTGCAAAGCTTTTATATTCTTTTCCAAACTTCACTTTGCCCCCACAGTAACGACAGCCCCTACCTTTGACTCTCGCATTGACTCGTGCATCCCAAATATGTTCTGGAATTTTTGGACATATCCACCAAATTTTTCTGCCACTGCCTATAGTAACATCTTTAGGTGTTAAGTCGCCATTTCTTGTAGGATGCCATTGAGCGGCAATTTCTGGATATACGTCAGCTAATGAAGGTTTTCCCATAATTTGAATTATAGTCTATCAAACTGCTGATAACTGCTCACTGATTACTGCCTTCCGACTCCCACCACCCCATCAACTCAGATATTGCCAAACTCGGCGTCGTATCACCCCGCCTGCCTGAATTCCACGTCACGAACAACTCGCGCTTGGCGCGGGATACCGCGTCATTTGTACACCTCGCGCCGATGACCGATTTTCAAAACAGTCAATTTCACGACGGTATGGTCGATTCTATAAATGATCCGATAATCGCCAACGCGGTATTTGAAACACCCCTTCCATTCGTCACCTTGCAATGCCTGATGCTGTATAAATTCGGCATTCTCCCCCATCCATTCGAGTTTGTCGAGCAGGCGCGTCCTAGTCGCTGACGCAATCCTTCGCAAGTCTGCCTGCGCTTCGGGCGTCAGGATGACTTGGTATATCTTCATTCTCCAATCTCAGCACGGAAGGATTTCAAATCCACTCCCTCGCCCGCCTCCGATTGCAAAATTGCCTTTCGCAAGGAAGCGGCAAATTCGGGGCGAAACTCGCTGGCAGGCTCGTCAATACTGGTGAGCGCGTCCATCAATTGAGTCATCCAGACTTCAAGCCGTCTGTCCACAGCGCGCTCGACCAAGCCTTCGAACTCATCAGGGGATAATTGATTGAGTGTTTTATTCATTGGCACCTCTCATTATCTATCGGCATTATATCCCGTTTTCATCCTTCATCCTTCTACATTCATCCTTGATTCTCCCGCCACCCCATCAACTCACTCAGTGGCAAGGACGGCGTCGCGTCGCCCTGCCTGCCTGAGTTCCACGTCACGATCAACTCGCGCTTGGCACGCGTGATACCCACGTAGAACAGTCGCAGGCGTTCCTTCACGTAATCCAACCGCGAGCGGGATGTCGCCGCGCCTTCCTCGTACCAGTCATATTCATCATTTGATGGTCGAGTAGCGCCGCCGTTCGTTGGCGGCGCGTATCGAGACCACAACGCGCTCAACTGCGCCAACGCCTCCGCCGACAAATCCAAGCCGCTTCGCACAAA contains the following coding sequences:
- a CDS encoding type II toxin-antitoxin system RelE/ParE family toxin; translated protein: MKIYQVILTPEAQADLRRIASATRTRLLDKLEWMGENAEFIQHQALQGDEWKGCFKYRVGDYRIIYRIDHTVVKLTVLKIGHRREVYK
- a CDS encoding zinc-ribbon domain-containing protein, which codes for MGKPSLADVYPEIAAQWHPTRNGDLTPKDVTIGSGRKIWWICPKIPEHIWDARVNARVKGRGCRYCGGKVKFGKEYKSFAEAHPDVVIEWHPTKNGDLTPDKVPEGSGVVVWWKCSRNPKHEWEAKVQYRKSLLGSGSCPICRGRTISFETSLAGKYPALAEQWHRVKNGDLKPTDFFPNSKEKVWWVCKKDPYHEWQAQIKTRIETSGECPICKRQNSKQLPMLSEYDSELAKEWHPKKNEPLTPDQVRAGAEIKVWWLCKNDISHEWDATVSNRARKGKGCPFCAGMKASKDRNIAVLYPQLAAEWHPTKNKLTSYDVTPGSKRRIWWRCVVNPEHEWQAYVFSRTKGEGSCPHCAQTGKSFAEKYSEVAKEWHPSKNGKITPNDIPHSSAKKYWWLCSINPNHEWQATAQNRGLNGSGCPYCYAERQLRGYLVESAISNAEYYQTYLDGIKNVQRLLKLEPPMEEQKIILSRLLYANVVSLMETFLSDAITNLVQNDPSLKRRLVEKVPRFSEAKITKSETFAWFERMDKEVADYLQSDVTYHNIFTVEKLYKSVLDVKFPSPDDLADLRRIIETRHDIVHRNGKTVEGKAIVLSANDVKFAIKTINEFVSHVEKQLPRK
- a CDS encoding type II toxin-antitoxin system VapC family toxin; the encoded protein is MKVYIETSVISYLTARPSRDILVAANQQVTQEWWQDRREKFDLFVSQLVEQEISSGDMDAVSKRQQALTDCSFLDITSEAVELANKLIEQNAIPKQAAEDALHIAVATVSGMDYLLTWNFKHIANVAMRANVELVCRLSGYEPPVICSPMELMEV